A single Metarhizium brunneum chromosome 5, complete sequence DNA region contains:
- the vma3 gene encoding V-type proton ATPase proteolipid subunit: MEDQVFASMERCPMYSSFFGAMGIAFAIIFTTFGAAYGTAKSSIAIFSCGVLRPERLMQNTLCSIMAQILSIYGLVSAVIMSNGIREKMPAHTGFLQLGAGMAVGLCGLAAGFAIGIIGDAGVRASNQQPRLYVGMVLILIFAEVLGLYGVIVSILMITKSTLDVTECRY, encoded by the exons ATGGAAGACCAAGTCTTTGCCTCCATGGAGCGCTG TCCCATGTATTCC TCCTTCTTCGGAGCCATGGGCATCGcattcgccatcatcttcaccacCTTCGGAGCCGCCTACGGGACGGCCAAGTCGTCCATTGCCATCTTCTCATGCGGCGTGCTCCGACCCGAACGCTTGATGCAGAACAC TCTCTgctccatcatggcccagaTCCTCTCCATATACGGCCTCGTCTCCGccgtcatcatgtccaacGGCATCAGGGAGAAGATGCCCGCCCACACCGGCTTCCTGCAGCTCGGGGCCGGCATGGCCGTCGGCTTGTGCGGGTTAGCTGCCGGctttgccattggcatcatCGGCGATGCTGGCG TGCGAGCGAGCAACCAGCAACCGCGACTATACGTAGGCATGGTCCTGATCCTCATCTTCGCCGAAGTCTTGGGGCTTTACGGTGTCATTGTGTCCATCTTGATGATCACGAAATCTACTCTCGACGTCACCGAGTGCAGGTACTGA
- the vps18 gene encoding Vacuolar protein sorting-associated protein 18 has product MSFNPNDGFVATAPTGDASGIDELPIFNVERAQMAFSVTAEFVAAQVANNIMILALSNGRILRIDLKRPEDIDDIDLPKRASEIGVIRRMFLDPTASHLLICTALGENYYLHTQSRQPRPLGQLRGVAIESVAWNPSLPTASTREIILGASDGNIYEAFIETANEFYKREVKHLKNLHKLPDGPITGLWVDDLKGSPDTRRIMIGTQSRLFHLVGKIGRSHDGSGSVYTKLFESEQPVIHEIPRSSSGGHSTVVVSPDSPEGGRADNTPDRAYAWLSSQGVFHGKLLNSPKDSSLGSKVFAESKTLSKAQIIASESTGRHKPTAETVDSLLLTEWHMLSLVGNRVIATNRLTGNTVSEHDVLATGQKAIAFTMDMQERTFWLITSDEIYEIVARDEERNIWQIMMKNKQFDSALQYSRTQTQKETVAAGYGDYLAKKGHWTEAAVLYGRSNKPFEDVALSIIDNNQADALRQFLLTKLANTKKSATLQRTIVASWLVEVFMAKLNSLDDTIITQAELSETMNPAESKMILESVKKEFHDFVNKYKGDLDRKTAYDIISSHGRERELLYFANVVDDYNYVLSYWVQRERWEEVLNVLKRQTDVDVFYRYSTVLMTHVPQETVEILMRQSELKPRSLIPALLEYNRSFSGHANSQNQAVRYLNYVIFQLNSTDAAIHNTLVSIYASHPSKDESGLLSYLQAQGDEPRYDPDFALRLCIQHHRTLSCVHIYTSMGQYLQAVDLALSHNEVELAAVIADRPMSNPQLRKRLWLAVARKVIAKSDGIKAAIEFLKRCDLLKIEDLIPFFPDFVVIDDFKEEICQALEDYSRNIDSLKKEMDESSQTASNIKMDIAALDHRYAIVEPGEKCYVCGLPLLSRQFFVFPCQHSFHSDCMGRKVLEYSGFGHSKKIRQLQMQIHKGLVNGAKREAVVAELDALVASACILCSDFAIKRIDEPFISADDNPNEWAV; this is encoded by the exons ATGTCGTTCAATCCCAATGATGGCTTCGTGGCCACCGCACCGACCGGAGATGCCTCTGGCATCGACGAGCTACCCATCTTCAATGTGGAACGCGCTCAAATGGCATTTTCTGTGACGGCGGAGTTCGTGGCGGCGCAGGTAGCGAACAACATTATGATCTTGGCCTTATCCAACGGCCGGATTCTGCGAATCGACCTGAAGCGGCCGGAGGACATTGATG ATATTGATCTACCGAAAAGAGCATCCGAAATTGGCGTTATTCGGCGCATGTTCCTTGACCCAACTGCCTCTCATTTACTGATTTGCACTGCGCTGGGCGAAAATTACTACCTTCACACGCAATCAAGGCAACCTCGGCCCTTGGGCCAGCTGCGCGGCGTTGCAATCGAGAGTGTAGCGTGGAACCCATCTCTCCCAACTGCGTCAACACGCGAGATTATCCTTGGTGCCTCCGACGGCAACATTTACGAAGCATTCATCGAAACCGCCAACGAGTTTTACAAAAGAGAGGTCAAGCATCTCAAAAACCTGCACAAGCTTCCCGATGGTCCTATTACGGGCTTGTGGGTCGACGATTTGAAGGGCAGTCCGGATACTCGAAGAATCATGATTGGCACACAGAGCAGATTGTTCCATTTGGTGGGCAAGATTGGGCGGAGTCATGACGGCAGCGGCTCGGTATATACGAAGTTATTTGAATCGGAACAGCCTGTGATTCATGAAATCCCGCGAAGCTCATCCGGCGGCCATTCGACAGTCGTGGTCTCTCCAGATTCTCCTGAGGGGGGTCGTGCAGATAATACTCCAGACAGAGCGTATGCGTGGTTGTCATCGCAAGGAGTGTTTCATGGCAAGCTTCTGAATAGCCCCAAAGACAGCAGCCTTGGATCCAAGGTCTTTGCAGAATCAAAGACGCTATCTAAGGCACAAATTATTGCTTCGGAGTCCACGGGTCGGCATAAACCGACTGCAGAGACTGTCGATTCCTTACTTCTCACCGAGTGGCACATGCTCAGCCTGGTTGGCAATCGTGTTATTGCCACCAACCGCCTCACGGGCAATACGGTGTCTGAACATGACGTCCTTGCAACTGGTCAGAAGGCTATTGCCTTCACCATGGACATGCAAGAACGAACGTTTTGGCTCATCACGTCTGACGAGATATACGAGATTGTTGCCCGAGACGAAGAAAGAAATATTTGGCAAATAATGATGAAGAACAAGCAGTTTGATTCGGCATTGCAATATTCTCGTACACAGACGCAAAAGGAGACCGTTGCAGCGGGCTATGGGGACTACCTTGCGAAGAAGGGACATTGGACCGAGGCAGCTGTGCTGTATGGCCGTAGCAACAAACCATTCGAAGATGTTGCGCTCAGCATTATTGACAATAATCAGGCGGATGCCTTGAGACAGTTTCTATTGACGAAGCTTGCCAACACAAAGAAGTCTGCCACTCTACAAAGAACGATTGTTGCTAGTTGGTTAGTGGAGGTATTCATGGCAAAGCTCAACTCTCTCGACGACACAATCATCACGCAGGCCGAGCTTTCAGAGACTATGAACCCCGCTGAGTCGAAGATGATTCTGGAGTCTGTTAAAAAGGAGTTCCACGATTTTGTCAACAAATATAAAGGCGACTTGGATCGGAAAACGGCATACGACATCATTAGCAGCCacggaagagaaagagagcTTCTATACTTTGCTAATGTGGTCGACGACTACAACTACGTTTTGTCGTACTGGGTACAGAGAGAGCGTTGGGAAGAGGTCTTGAACGTTCTCAAGAGGCAGACGGACGTTGATGTCTTTTACCGATACAGTACAGTTCTCATGACTCATGTTCCGCAGGAAACGGTCGAGATCCTGATGAGGCAATCCGAACTAAAGCCTCGTAGCCTCATCCCAGCATTGCTTGAGTACAATCGCAGCTTCTCTGGACATGCAAACTCTCAGAATCAGGCAGTCCGATACTTGAATTACGTCATTTTCCAACTAAACTCTACTGACGCCGCTATCCACAACACGCTCGTTTCAATATATGCCTCGCACCCTTCAAAGGACGAGTCAGGACTGCTTTCTTATTTGCAGGCTCAGGGCGATGAGCCACGGTATGATCCTGATTTCGCGCTGCGACTGTGCATCCAGCATCACCGCACTCTTTCCTGCGTGCACATCTATACGAGTATGGGCCAATACCTGCAAGCAGTTGATTTGGCACTGTCACACAATGAGGTTGAACTAGCCGCAGTCATTGCCGACCGGCCCATGTCAAACCCCCAGCTTCGAAAGAGACTCTGGTTGGCAGTGGCTCGCAAAGTCATTGCCAAATCAGACGGAATCAAAGCAGCCATTGAGTTCCTCAAGAGATGCGACCTTCTCAAGATTGAAGACCTAATACCATTCTTCCCTGACTTTGTGGTGATTGACGATTTCAAAGAGGAGATTTGCCAGGCATTGGAAGACTATTCTCGGAATATTGACAGTCTGAAGAAAGAGATGGATGAGTCGTCACAGACGGCAAGTAATATCAAAATGGACATTGCGGCACTAGATCATCGATATGCCATCGTCGAGCCTGGGGAGAAGTGCTACGTCTGCGGACTGCCCTTGCTTAGCAGGCAATTCTTTGTGTTTCCCTGTCAGCACTCATTCCATTCGGATTGCATGGGGAGAAAGGTGCTCGAGTACTCCGGGTTCGGGCACTCAAAGAAGATACGGCAGTTGCAGATGCAGATTCACAAGGGGCTGGTAAATGGGGCCAAGAGGGAGGCGGTGGTTGCTGAACTCGATGCTTTGGTGGCTTCAGCATG TATTCTATGCAGCGACTTTGCCATCAAGAGAATAGATGAGCCATTTATATCTGCCGACGACAATCCTAATGAATGGGCTGTGTAG
- the LAE1_6 gene encoding Secondary metabolism regulator LAE1, with translation MVHQKHVLRSPSFTNPAAANPSHVPVGDTNNAAEAEVSHGTQPQSDGAASEGGQAVVSSSAADDDQSGSHHIGSDVEDDAPGYGCEAVSLYPGRNYHRRPSASSTTAYIVHSSYGQPHSDRAASTRSLWARELDYREIGGRRYCKEYFMPNDEIEQLRLTIQHQVLMHAFDGELTITPLGNPTHVLDVGTGTGEWAIRFAELFPDCEVVGTDISAIQETQGVPMNVFFEIEDAEEWDRPIDHYDLVHLRGMEGAFRDWRCIYEDAFDSLKPGGWIQVTDYDGKDGSIQFFSGFSPESPVFKMMDDLFIGAEKSGRKRGMFHLDQQYFSEAGFVDIRVSEHILRMNLQEDNVGKLWLMCWLDGIEAYSLRTLTEQMGWDADVVKTACRETAREIASRAQDSESCKTMVLKMRTVLARKPSRDESPVPTSSSDESTIHGESSDSTSEIDG, from the exons ATGGTCCACCAAAAACATGTACTGAGGTCGCCCTCCTTTACCaaccccgccgccgccaatccTTCTCACGTACCTGTTGGGGATACCAATAACGCTGCTGAAGCTGAGGTATCTCACGGGACTCAACCGCAGAGCGATGGAGCTGCGAGCGAGGGGGGGCAGGCAGTTGTGAGCAGCTCTGCGGCGGATGATGACCAGTCCGGCTCCCATCACATTGGCTCAGATGTAGAAGACGACGCTCCAGGTTATGGTTGTGAGGCAGTATCATTGTATCCGGGAAGAAATTATCATCGACGTCCCAGTGCCAGCTCGACGACAGCATATATCGTCCACAGCTCTTATGGGCAACCACACTCGGATAG GGCCGCATCCACGCGGTCTCTGTGGGCACGAGAGCTTGACTATCGAGAAATCGGAGGCCGTCGCTACTGCAAAGAATACTTTATGCCCAATGATGAGATCGAGCAGCTACGCCTGACCATACAACACCAAGTGCTCATGCATGCATTCGACGGCGAACTGACAATCACTCCCCTGGGCAACCCCACGCACGTCTTGGATGTTGGAACTGGAACTGGAGAATGGGCCATCAGATTTGCCGAACTGTTCCCCGATTGCGAAGTCGTAGGAACAGACATATCTGCTATACAGGAGACCCAAGGAGTCCCGATGAACGTCTTTTTCGAAATCGAAGATGCAGAAGAGTGGGACCGACCTATAGACCATTATGACTTGGTGCATCTGCGAGGCATGGAAGGAGCCTTTCGCGACTGGAGATGCATTTATGAGGATGCATTTGATTCACTGAAGCCCGGCGGGTGGATTCAAGTGACAGACTACGACGGCAAGGATGGATCTATCCAATTCTTTTCTGGTTTCTCTCCGGAGTCGCCTGTTTTTAAGATGATGGACGACCTCTTTATTGGGGCGGAAAAGTCGGGTCGAAAACGAGGCATGTTTCACCTTGACCAGCAATACTTCTCGGAGGCTGGTTTTGTCGATATACGGGTCTCTGAACATATCCTCCGAATGAATCTACAGGAGGACAATGTGGGTAAACTCTGGCTAATGTGCTGGCTGGATGGAATCGAGGCGTACTCCCTACGCACGCTCACAGAACAGATGGGATGGGACGCTGATGTTGTCAAGACGGCGTGCCGTGAGACGGCTCGGGAAATTGCTAGTCGCGCGCAAGATTCGGAATCATGCAAGACCATGGTACTCAAGATGCGCACTGTTTTGGCGAGAAAGCCCTCTAGGGACGAGTCTCCTGTTCCTACCAGCTCCTCAGATGAGAGCACGATACATGGAGAAAGCAGTGACTCAACATCCGAAATAGATGGTTGA
- the RHM1 gene encoding Trifunctional UDP-glucose 4,6-dehydratase/UDP-4-keto-6-deoxy-D-glucose 3,5-epimerase/UDP-4-keto-L-rhamnose-reductase RHM1 yields the protein MTRRLWKSLQLGVSSGPRRQTKAASSSSSASASSSPSLSLPPEISAPVVSDGVGSSNAVNGTHSYLQDLDVWKQAPILKGTTNFEPRPDVKNIMVTGGAGFIASWVVRHLTLTYPEAYNVVSFDKLDYCSSLNNTRVLDDKRNFTFYHGDLTNPSEVLDCMERYRIDTVLHFAAQSHVDLSFGNSYSFTHANVYGTHVLLESAKKAEIKRFIHVSTDEVYGEVKEDDDDLVESSILSPTNPYAASKAAAEMLVQSYNKSFKLPTIIVRSNNVYGPHQYPEKIIAKFTCLLNRGRPVVLHGDGSPTRRYLYAGDAADAFDTILHKGHIGHIYNVGSSDEISNLDLCSQLLDTMGIDHSTSEQFRKWIKYTHDRPFNDRRYAVDGTKLRMLGWSQNTSLEKGLKTTVDWYIKYGESWWGDISHVLTPFPMVSEGEIVPDFEHLMKDDPVQPGDECLANDKKEV from the exons ATGACACGACGGCTCTGGAAGAGCCTGCAGCTGGGCGTGTCCAGCGGCCCACGAAGACAAACGAAagcggcatcgtcatcgtcatcggcatcggcatcgtcatcgccgtccttgtctttgCCGCCCGAAATTTCTGCACCCGTAGTTTCAGACGGGGTAGGGAGTA GCAATGCGGTCAACGGCACACACAGCTACTTGCAAGACCTTGACGTATGGAAACAGGCACCAATACTCAAGGGCACGACGAATTTTGAACCTCGGCCAGATGTCAAAAATATCATGGTAACTGGAGGCGCAGGCTTCAT AGCGTCTTGGGTTGTGCGGCACTTGACTCTTACATACCCAGAAGCGTACAACGTTGTTTCATTTGATAAGTTGGACTATTGCTCGTctctcaacaacaccagagTGTTGGACGACAAACGCAACTTCACATTTTATCATGGGGATCTCACAAATCCAAGCGAGGTCTTGGACTGCATGGAGAGGTACCGAATTGACACGGTTCTGCATTTTGCAGCGCAGTCTCACGTGGATTTGAGCTTTGGCAACTCGTACAGTTTCACCCATGCGAACGTCTACGGGACACACGTGTTGCTAGAGAGTGCCAAGAAAGCCGAGATCAAGCGCTTCATCCACGTCTCTACTGACGAGGTGTATGGTGAGGTgaaggaagatgacgacgacttggTGGAGTCGAGCATACTGTCGCCGACAAACCCTTACGCGGCAAGCAAAGCAGCAGCTGAGATGCTGGTTCAGTCTTACAACAAGAGCTTCAAGCTGCCCACGATAATCGTCCGAAGCAACAATGTGTACGGACCACACCAATACCCCGAAA AAATCATAGCCAAGTTCACTTGCCTTCTAAACCGTGGACGGCCCGTCGTATTGCATGGTGACGGCAGTCCCACAAGGCGATATCTTTACGCTGGCGACGCCGCAGATGCATTTGACACTATTCTACACAAGGGCCACATTGGTCACATTTACAATGTGGGCTCTTCCGATGAAATCTCAAATTTAGATCTCTGTTCTCAACTGCTTGACACAATGGGCATAGACCATTCAACGTCAGAGCAGTTTCGCAAATGGATCAAGTATACGCACGACAGACCATTCAATGACCGCAGATATGCGGTAGATGGCACCAAATTACGCATGCTCGGATGGAGTCAAAACACTAGCCTTGAAAAGGGTTTGAAAACAACGGTAGACTGGTACATCAAGTATGGAGAGTCGTGGTGGGGAGACATAAGCCATGTGCTTACGCCGTTCCCAATGGTCAGCGAAGGGGAAATCGTACCGGATTTCGAGCATCTAATGAAGGATGACCCTGTTCAACCAGGAGATGAGTGCCTGGCAAATGACAAGAAAGAGGTGTAG
- the RPF1 gene encoding Ribosome production factor 1 yields MGFTKPPVQALKAANKLKRQELFIQHKKASGKERREARHRRRKEENREPELKTARLAKNKTLTLDQKRVWDEGNDDSLGAQVDLEKLRRRQMEEAEAEERAALDAEMKDDDDEEDNDSMLDSDDDEDDEARQAALEKQREKRAKRDNSVAPSTTSTNLDLTPSSLALKFPSLFSDIPAPDPKVLVTTSLNSTIHYEAQLLGTLFPNSTYIPRSSHRYGHKYSLREICKFATNRDYTTVLLVKEDLKKPTGLSVVHLPSGPTFHFSISNWIEGRKLPGHGNPTNHYPELLLNNFKTPLGLLTAKLFQTLFPPRPEFQGRQVVTLHNQRDYIFVRRHRYVFREKRATEKSIAGADGKEMKGVEGIRAGLQELGPRFTLKLRRVDKGIGRAGSEGEDATQWEWKAKMEKDRKRFNL; encoded by the coding sequence ATGGGTTTCACTAAGCCCCCTGTGCAGGCGCTGAAAGCGGCCAATAAATTAAAACGCCAAGAACTTTTCATCCAGCACAAAAAGGCGTCTGGAAAAGAGCGAAGAGAAGCTCGACACCGTCggagaaaggaagagaacAGAGAGCCAGAACTCAAGACTGCCCGattggccaagaacaagactCTCACATTGGATCAAAAGCGAGTATGGGACGAAGGCAATGACGACAGTCTGGGCGCTCAGGTTGACTTGGAAAAGTTGAGGCGGAGGCAAATGGAGGAAGCTGAAGCTGAGGAACGGGCGGCCCTCGACGCGGAAAtgaaggatgatgatgatgaggaggacaACGACAGCATGTTGGATtcggatgacgatgaagatgacgaagcGAGACAGGCTGCGTTGGAGAAGCAACGAGAGAAACGGGCGAAACGAGATAATAGCGTAGCGCCGTCAACCACAAGCACAAACCTCGACTTGACACCGTCGTCCCTGGCGCTCAAGTTCCCGTCTTTATTCAGCGATATTCCTGCACCGGACCCCAAAGTCCTGGTCACAACCTCTCTCAACTCTACTATTCACTACGAAGCGCAGCTTCTAGGCACCCTGTTCCCAAATAGCACATATATCCCCCGATCCTCACATCGCTATGGGCACAAGTATTCGCTACGAGAAATTTGCAAGTTCGCAACAAACAGGGACTACACTACTGTTCTTCTTGTGAAGGAGGATTTGAAGAAACCCACTGGGTTGTCGGTCGTCCATCTGCCGTCTGGGCCAACGTTTCATTTCTCAATATCAAATTGGATCGAAGGCAGAAAACTCCCTGGCCACGGAAACCCTACCAACCACTACCCCGAACTGCTTCTCAACAATTTCAAGACGCCGCTGGGCCTTCTCACAGCCAAGCTGTTTCAGACACTCTTCCCCCCACGGCCTGAATTCCAGGGTCGCCAGGTGGTCACTCTCCACAACCAGCGAGACTACATTTTTGTTCGCCGACATCGATATGTTTTCCGCGAGAAACGGGCTACGGAAAAAAGCATTGCAGGTGCTGATGGAAAGGAGATGAAGGGCGTAGAGGGGATCCGCGCAGGCTTGCAGGAACTTGGCCCGCGATTTACGCTGAAGCTGAGGAGAGTTGATAAGGGCATTGGACGGGCGGGCAGTGAGGGCGAGGATGCAACCCAATGGGAGTGGAAAgccaagatggagaaggATCGCAAGCGGTTCAACCTGTAA
- the noc3l gene encoding Nucleolar complex protein 3: MVANGNKKRKITHNSSDDESHAPTTSKRAQKDFFKHASNWNLEQDYESRPRKGKKNEKENTKLPIKSQDGRLELLKGLDPDDDAASIESDTEWLEGRDGGVESEDEEVVEEIKAAEVPEAQRILEAQEELAKAAMALNENPEENIGNLKTLAQIGRSKIPTIRMLALMTQMTVYKDIIPGYRIRPQSEDAPKEKLSKEVRNTRQFEQSLVAGYQAYIKELARCARSETTPVRSGQSLSNVAVTCACTLITSVPHFNFRSDILRILVGKLSRRKIDKDAAKIIQALETLFRDDEEGRPSLEAVSLITKMMKAKEFAVHESVLNLFLSLRLLSEFSGKASQDTVEQQRAPKTKKKREFRTKRERKAMKEQKSLDKDMSLADALVSHEERERMQSETLKLVFATYFRILKQRSPHLMGAVLEGLAKYSHLINQDFFGDLLEALKDLIRHSDEDAEQGPADEEAAEKEDDEESVRNLTREALLCTVTAYALLAGQDAHNSRNDLHLDLSYFTTHLFRSLLSLSLQSDLENTRLSTSSATSKINVQTTTVLLLRSLTGILLPNYNIRQVPPLRLAAFTKQLMTTALQLPEKSSQAILALLNDVAHTHSKKINSLWNTEERKGNGQYNAMSDSVEGSNPFATTVWEGELLRKHFSPKVREGVKMLEKGMSG, translated from the coding sequence ATGGTCGCCAATggtaataagaaaagaaaaataacTCATAATTCCTCAGACGATGAATCACACGCTCCAACAACGTCGAAACGAGCGCAGAAGGACTTCTTCAAGCACGCTTCCAATTGGAATCTCGAGCAAGACTACGAGTCTCGACCACgaaaggggaagaagaatgAAAAGGAAAATACCAAACTCCCCATAAAGTCGCAAGATGGTCGATTAGAACTTCTTAAGGGCCTTGACCCGGACGACGATGCGGCTTCCATCGAGAGCGATACCGAGTGGCTTGAGGGCCGTGATGGTGGAGTTGAATCGGAGGACGAAGAAGTGGTGGAGGAGATTAAGGCAGCAGAAGTTCCAGAGGCCCAGCGAATTCTGGAAGCACAGGAGGAATTagccaaagccgccatgGCGCTCAATGAAAACCCTGAAGAAAACATCGGCAACTTGAAGACGCTCGCCCAGATCGGCCGGTCGAAAATCCCCACCATCCGCATGTTGGCGCTCATGACGCAAATGACGGTATACAAGGACATTATTCCGGGATACAGAATACGACCTCAATCCGAAGATGCACCCAAAGAGAAGCTGTCAAAGGAGGTCCGCAACACACGGCAGTTCGAACAGTCCCTCGTAGCTGGCTACCAAGCGTACATCAAAGAACTCGCCCGCTGCGCCAGATCAGAAACAACCCCCGTCCGCAGCGGACAGAGCCTCTCCAATGTCGCCGTCACATGTGCATGTACCCTCATCACATCCGTACCACACTTCAACTTCCGCTCCGACATCCTGCGAATTCTCGTCGGCAAACTCAGCCGAAGGAAAatcgacaaggacgccgcCAAGATCATCCAAGCCCTTGAAACCCTCTTCCGtgacgacgaagaaggcCGCCCCTCTCTCGAAGCCGTCTCTCTCATCACGAAAATgatgaaggccaaggaaTTTGCCGTCCACGAAAGCGTACTTAACCTCTTCCTCAGTCTTCGTTTGCTCTCTGAATTCTCTGGCAAGGCGTCCCAAGACACCGTGGAGCAACAGCGGGCACCAAAGACCAAAAAGAAGCGCGAATTCCGGACCAAGAGGGAAAGAAAGGCAATGAAGGAGCAAAAGTCGTTGGATAAGGACATGTCTCTGGCCGATGCGCTCGTCAGCCACGAGGAACGAGAACGAATGCAGTCCGAGACGTTGAAGCTTGTCTTTGCCACATACTTCCGCATCTTAAAGCAGCGGTCACCGCATCTGATGGGCGCGGTGCTGGAAGGACTCGCTAAATACTCCCACCTGATTAATCAAGACTTCTTTGGCGACTTGTTAGAGGCGCTGAAGGATCTCATCCGCCACAGTGACGAAGACGCCGAGCAGGGTCCCGCGGATGAGGAAGCCGCCGAAaaggaagatgatgaagagtcGGTACGGAATCTCACCCGCGAGGCCCTCCTGTGCACCGTCACCGCATACGCCCTGCTAGCGGGCCAGGATGCCCATAACTCACGAAACGACCTACATCTTGACTTGTCATACTTCACAACACACTTGTTCCGCTCTCtgctctctctttctcttcaatCTGATCTCGAAAACACCCGTCTGTCCACGTCCTCTGCCACGTCCAAGATCAACGTCCAAACCACCACAGTGCTCCTTCTTCGCTCGCTGACGGGCATCCTGCTCCCTAATTATAACATCCGTCAAGTTCCTCCTTTgcgcctcgccgccttcaCGAAACAGCTTATGACTACCGCACTACAACTTCCGGAGAAATCATCCCAGGCAATCCTCGCCTTACTTAATGATGTCGCACACACACATAGCAAGAAAATTAACAGCTTGTGGAACACCGAGGAGCGGAAGGGCAATGGTCAATATAATGCGATGAGCGATTCTGTGGAGGGAAGCAACCCGTTTGCAACTACTGTGTGGGAGGGAGAGTTGCTAAGAAAGCATTTCTCGCCAAAGGTCAGAGAAGGCGTCAAGATGTTGGAAAAGGGCATGTCGGGATAA